From Hemiscyllium ocellatum isolate sHemOce1 unplaced genomic scaffold, sHemOce1.pat.X.cur. scaffold_2980_pat_ctg1, whole genome shotgun sequence, a single genomic window includes:
- the LOC132812777 gene encoding ectoderm-neural cortex protein 1, whose translation MRMSVSMHENRKSRVSNGSMNIYLFHKATYADSVLTHLNLLRQQRLFTDVLLHAGEKTFPCHRAVLAACSRYFEAMFSGGLRESKDNEVNFHNSIHPEVLELLLDYAYSSRVLINEENAESLLEAGDMLQFQDIRDACAEFLEKNLHPTNCLGMLLLSDAHHCTKLYELSWRMCLSNFPTISKSEDFLQLPKDTLVQLLSSEELETEDEKLVYETTIKWVKYDVNRRHCCLPELLQTVRLALLPAVYLMENVAMEELITRQMKSKELIEEAIRCKLKILQNDGVVTSLCARPRKTGHALLLLGGQTFMCDKVYLIDHKAKEIIPKADIPSPRKEFSACAIGCKVYVTGGRGSENGVSKDVWVYDTLHEEWSKSAPMLVARFGHGSAELKHSLYVVGGHTAATGRQPASPSVSLKQVEQYDPVTNKWAMVAPLREGVSNAAVVSAKLRLFAFGGTSVSHDKLPKVQCYDPCENRWTVPATCPQPWRYTAAAVLGNQIFIMGGDTEFSACSAYRFNSETYQWTKVGDVTAKRMSCHAVASGNKLYVVGGYFGTQRCKTLDCYDPTLDTWNSITTVPYSLIPTAFVSTWKHLPA comes from the coding sequence ATGAGGATGTCAGTCAGCATGCACGAGAATCGGAAATCAAGAGTTAGCAATGGCTCAATGAATATTTACCTCTTCCACAAAGCTACATATGCTGACAGCGTTCTTACGCACCTGAATCTTCTACGACAGCAGAGACTTTTTACAGATGTCCTCCTCCATGCAGGAGAAAAGACTTTCCCATGCCACAGGGCTGTGCTGGCTGCATGTAGCCGATATTTTGAAGCTATGTTCAGTGGAGGATTACGTGAGAGCAAGGACAATGAAGTAAACTTCCATAATTCAATACACCCAGAGGTTCTGGAACTCCTCCTAGACTATGCTTACTCATCTCGAGTGCTTATTAATGAAGAAAACGCCGAGTCCCTCCTGGAGGCTGGGGATATGCTGCAGTTCCAGGACATTCGTGATGCTTGTGCTGAATTCCTGGAGAAAAATCTTCATCCGACGAACTGTCTTGGCATGCTGCTGCTTTCTGACGCCCATCATTGCACCAAGCTTTATGAGCTCTCCTGGAGAATGTGCCTCAGCAACTTTCCAACCATCAGCAAGAGTGAAGACTTCCTGCAGTTACCAAAGGACACTTTGGTGCAACTTCTGTCTAGCGAAGAGCTGGAGACAGAAGATGAGAAGCTTGTGTATGAGACCACCATAAAATGGGTGAAGTATGACGTGAACAGGCGCCACTGTTGTTTGCCAGAACTGTTGCAAACCGTCCGGTTAGCTCTGTTACCAGCTGTTTACTTGATGGAGAATGTGGCCATGGAAGAGCTTATAACCAGGCAGATGAAGAGTAAAGAGTTAATTGAAGAAGCTATACGTTGCAAATTAAAAATTTTACAGAATGATGGAGTGGTGACAAGCCTTTGTGCCAGACCTCGTAAAACAGGTCACGCCTTGCTCTTGCTTGGAGGACAGACTTTCATGTGTGACAAAGTTTACTTAATAGACCATAAGGCAAAGGAGATCATTCCAAAGGCAGATATCCCCAGCCCTCGCAAAGAGTTTAGTGCATGTGCAATTGGCTGCAAGGTATATGTGACTGGGGGACGTGGGTCAGAAAATGGTGTCTCCAAAGATGTCTGGGTTTACGACACTCTTCACGAAGAGTGGTCAAAATCTGCTCCGATGCTTGTTGCGAGGTTTGGCCATGGATCTGCTGAGCTGAAGCATTCTCTGTATGTGGTTGGTGGGCACACTGCAGCCACAGGCCGGCAGCCAGcatccccctcagtctctctcaaaCAAGTAGAACAGTATGACCCAGTGACCAACAAGTGGGCAATGGTAGCCCCTCTTCGCGAAGGGGTTAGCAATGCAGCTGTGGTCAGTGCCAAGCTGAGGCTGTTTGCCTTTGGTGGTACTAGTGTCAGCCATGATAAACTGCCTAAAGTACAGTGCTACGACCCATGTGAAAACAGGTGGACTGTGCCAGCTACCTGCCCTCAGCCGTGGAGGTACACAGCTGCAGCTGTACTGGGCAACCAGATTTTCATCATGGGTGGGGATACTGAATTCTCAGCATGCTCTGCATATAGGTTTAACAGTGAGACCTACCAATGGACTAAGGTTGGGGATGTGACTGCAAAACGAATGAGCTGCCATGCTGTAGCCTCTGGCAATAAACTCTATGTAGTTGGGGGCTATTTTGGCACACAAAGATGTAAAACTCTAGACTGCTACGATCCCACTTTGGACACATGGAATAGCATCACTACTGTACCATATTCATTAATTCCGACAGCATTTGTTAGTACGTGGAAGCATCTTCCTGCATAG